The window TGAGCGATAGCAATTCCACATTAAACTACCGGATCACTTGGACCTACTTTCGTATCTGCTCGACTTGTGGGTCTCGCAGTTAAGCTGGCTTATATCCATGTACTCGTCACCTGATTGCCAACCAGGTTGAGCCAACCTTCGTAATCCTCCGTTACTCTTTAGGAGGACACCGCCCCAGTGAAACTGACCGGCTGCCAGTGTCTCGCGCCCGGTTAACGGGTCGCGGTTAGATGTCTCAATTCCAAAGGGTGGTGTTTCATTGTCGGCTCATCTACCCCCTAAAGGGTAGAATCAAAGCCTCCCACTTACTCTAAGCATTAAAATCGAAACAACAGTGACAGCGTACAGTAAAGGTGCATAGGGTCTTTCCGTCCTACTGCGGGCAGGCGGCATCTTCACCGCCAATACAACTTCGCTGAGCTCCTCGTTGAGACAGCGGTCAACTCGTTACACGATTCGTGCAGGTCGGAACTTACCCGACAAGGAATTTCGCTACCTTAGGACCGTTATAGTTACGGCCGACATTCACCGGGACTTGGGCTCGAAGCTTCGCCTTGCGGCTAACCTCTTACCGTAATCTTTCGGCATTGGTCACGTGTCACACCCTATACGTCGTCTTACGACTTAGCAGAGTGCTGTGTTTTTGTTAAACAGTCGGTTGACCCATTTCACTGCGACCCCTTACGGGGCACCCCTTCTTCCGAAGTTACGGGGCTAGATTGCCGAGTTCCTTAACGAGGTTTCACTCACGCGCCTTGGCACACTTATGCCCACCCACCTGTGTCGGTTTACGGTACGGACGCCTTAGTATACACTGAAGCTTTTCTTGGCTGGCCATTTAAAGAATCCGCTTTGACCGAAGTCTCCACGTCCCCTTGCGGGACCGTCACTTTCATTCGACGACTCTTCTCCTAACCAGCGTCCTTTCAGTTTAAATGTCGGCGGCGCAGGAATATTGACCTGCTTTCCATCGTCTACGCCCATCGGCCTCGACTTAGGATCCGGCTAACCCTGGGAGGACGAACCTTCCCCAGGAAACCTTGGGTTTACGGCGACCAGGGATCTAACCTGGTTTATCGCTACTCATGTCTGCATCCTCACTTCTCAGCACTCCACAGCCCATTACCAGGCTGCTTCAAGGCGCTGAGAACGCTCCCCTACCACGCTTGCGCGTCCAGAGCTTCGGTATAACGCTTATCGCCAATCATTTTCGGCGCGAAAACACTCGATGAGTCAGCTATTACGCACTGTTTAAACGATGGCTGCCTCTAAGCCAACGTCCTCACTGTCTAAGTATCTTCACATCCTTTCCACTAAACGTTATTTAGGCACCTTAGCTGCTGATCTGGGTTGTTTCCCTCTCGACCGTGCAGCTTATCCCACACGGACTGCCTCCCAAGCTTCGCCCTGCGGCATTCGGAGTTTGATTGAATTCGGTACCCGGGTATGGGCCCTAGTTCAGCCAGTGCTCTACCTCCGCAGGTCAGCACTTGAGGCTCTACCTCAATAGATTTCGGGGAGAACCAGCTATCACCGGGTTTGATTAGTCTTTCGCTCCTACCCACAACTCATCCGGGGACTTTTCAACGTCCATCGGTTCGGTCCTTCGCCCCATGTTACTGGGGCCTCAACCTGGTCATAGGTAGATCACCTCGGCTTCGGGTCTAGTGCCAGCACCTTATCGCCCATTTCGGACACGCTTTCGCTTCGCCTACATCCCTGAGGGACTTAGACTTGGCACGGACACTAACTCGCAGACTCATTAAGCAAAAGGCACGCCATCACCCTTGCGGGCTCTGACACCTTGTAAGCACATGATTTCAGGGACTATTTCACTCCGCTCGCAGCGGTTCTTTTCACCTTTCCCTCGCGGTACTTGTTCACTATCGGTTGCCAACTAGTATTTAGCCTTACGCCGTGGTCGGCGTGGATTCATGCGACGTTTCACGTGTGACGCATTACTCAGGAATTCCCTAGGCGTGCTCGGGTTTTCGGTTACAGGTCTTTCACCTTCTATGGAGCGACTTTCCATCCGCTTCTCCTAACCGTTGCACTGCCACGTCGGGCTCCTACAACCCCCAAGAGCAAGCTCCTGGGTTTGGGCTCTTCCGCTTTCGCTCGCCGCTACTTACGGAATCACATTCGTTTTCTTTTCCTCCGCTTACTGAGATGTTTCACTTCAGCGGGTGTTGCTTCCTCCGATCTATGTATTCAATCGGAGATGATCCGGTATTAACCGGAACGGGTTACCCCATTCGGAAATCCACGGGTCGGGGCCTATTTGCGGCTCACCGTGGCTTATCGCAGCTTATCACGTCCTTCTTCGCCTGTTGGCACCAAGGCATCCATCATGCGCTCTTAGTAGCTTTTTCCTTTAATTTCTGGAAATCCTTCTAATTAAGCAATGCAACCACCGTACTGGTAGATAACCAGGCGGCGATTGCGCAGACTCAGCATTTATTATGTTGAAGTTGCATTTATTTGCCCTGTATGCGGATGTCAAAGAGCTTGTCGAGGGACTGGCCCTCAACGGCTTTGTCAGCCTGTTCGGTCTGAACGGCGACAAAATTCAAAACGCTTCGTTTATTATCAGCTGACATGGTGGGCCTGATAGGACTCGAACCTATGACCCTGCGCTTATCAAGCGCATGCTCTAACCAACTGAGCTACAGGCCCATTTTTTCTTAAACTGGTGGAGGCAAGGGGATTCGAACCCCTGACATCCAGCTTGCAAAGCTGGCGCTCTACCAACTGAGCTATGCCCCCGGGAAAGCTTTATGCCTTGCCGCGGAGCGAGCGCTTTACGGCCGCAAGCTTCCAGGGCTAGTGCCAGGTGGTTTTATCTAACTTTTCAACAAATGCTGGATAGTGCGCTCTTCCAAAGTTTCGACCTGCAGAGCTTTCGGTCCGCAGGATTTGTCCCCTTTTAGTGCGATTCATACTGACATCGCGGGGTCAGACTCGCCATGTCCTGGCACGAGGCCAGGGGGTAGGCATTACTCCTTAGAAAGGAGGTGATCCAGCCGCAGGTTCCCCTACGGCTACCTTGTTACGACTTCATCCCAGTTACCGCTCATAGCGTAGGACGCTGCCTCCTTGCGGTTAGCGTGCGTACTTCGGCTACAAACGACTCCCATGATGTGACGGGCGGTGTGTACAAGGCCCGGGAACGTATTCACGGCGCCGTAGCTGATGCGCCATTACTAGCGATTCCGGCTTCATGGAGGCGAGTTGCAGCCTCCAATCCGAACTGGGCCCAGTTTTTGAGATTTCCTCCACCTCGCGGATTCGGTTCATTCTGTACTGGGCATTGTAGTACGTGTGCAGCCCTGGCCGTAAGGGCCATACTGACTTGACGTCATCCCCACCTTCCTCCCCGTTTCACAGGGCAGTCTGTCCAGAGATCCCTTTCGGGCAACAGGACACAGGGGTTGCGCTCGTTGCGGGACTTAACCCAACATCTCACGACACGAGCTGACGACAGCCATGCAGCACCTGTGCAAAGCGTTGATATTGCTACCAACTATCCGGCTTTCACCGGAGACACAATGCATGTCAAGGCCAGGTAAGGTTCTTCGCGTTGCATCGAATTAAGCCACATACTCCACCGCTTGTGCGGGCCCCCGTCAATTTCTTTGAGTTTTAATCTTGCGACCGTACTTCCCAGGCGGCACGTTTAACGCGTTAGCTCCGGCACGGACGGGGTCTGAACCCGCCCACACCAAACGTGCACCGTTTACTGCTAGGACTACCGGGGTATCTAATCCCGTTTGCTCCCCTAGCCTTCGTGCCTCAGTGTCAGGAGTTGCCCAGAGAGTCGCCTTCGCAACTGGTCTTCCTCACGATATCTACGCATTTCACTGCTACACCGTGAATTCCACTCTCCTCTACAATCCTCGAGCAACGCAGTATCCGGTGCATTTTCAAGGTTAAGCCCTGAGATTTCACACCAGACTTGCATCGCCACCTACGCACCCTTTACGCCCAATGAATCCGAACAACGCTTGAGACCTCTGTATTACCGCGGCTGCTGGCACAGAGTTAGCCGTCTCTTCCTCTTGCGGTACTATCACTTTCTTGTTCCCGCATGACAGGAGTTTACGACCCGAAGGCCTTCATCCTCCACGCGGCGTCGCTCCATCAGGGTTTCCCCCATTGTGAAAAATTCTCGACTGCTGCCACCCGTAGGTGTCTGGACCGTGTCTCAGTTCCAGTGTGGCTGGTCGTCCTCTCAGACCAGCTACCCGTCATAGCCATGGTGGGCCGTTACCCCGCCATCTAGCTGATAGGCCGCGAGTTCATCAAAAAGCGTATTGCTACTTTAACATCCCCCTTAATCAAGAGGTAGTCACATGCGGTATTAATTCGCCTTTCGGCGAGCTATCCCCCACTTCTCGGCAGATTACTCACGTGTTACGCACCCGTGCGCCACTAGACCAGCTTCGTATTGCTACAAAACTAATCCCGTTCGACTTGCATGTCTTATCCACGCCGCCAGCGTTCGTTCTGAGCCAGAATCAAACTCTCCGTAGAAAGTTTATCCCACTGCTAAGGTGGGAAAGTTCCGACATTCATTACTCCGATCACCTGTGAGACAGGTAATCAGGAATGGGTCGTCAAATTAAAATTACAAAACTGACGAAAGAACGCACTATCCAACATCTGTTGAATGTGTGTTTTGCTGATAAAAAACGTTCTGAATTTTGCCTTAAACCGGCAAACCAGAATCAGACTTTCAAATATCATCGCTCAGTGAACCTTCCGGCTCTGAGACTTGTTTTTCCCTCTCAACCTTTTGTCGAGCGGGATTGTCAGAATATCTCTTCCGCGCTTTTGGTCAATGGCTTTTTGAATCTTTTTTGAGAAAAGCTGCAGAAAAGCCAAATTCCCACCCTTCCCCGAGGCTAGAACGCATAGGAAAACTGCTCATATACAGCACCTTCCGAAATCATCTCCGCCCGGCGAAAAAATCTGCTATTTCGCCTCCCCCGCCCCGGATTTTCCCGCCAAGTCCCCGTCCCGGCCCACAGATTCGCCATCGCGCTCCCTCAACTGCCACGCCAAAGGAACACTACCGGGAACGCGCAGCCCCCGAGGTTGTTTCGCCGACACAACATGCTTCCGTGCCTGATTGGGCGTTAGCTCGTCGTGATCCACGCCTAGACGAACGGCCGTTACGCAGTCGCTGATGCCGGGGGAGCCAAGCCTCACGAGGCGGTCTCGGAAACGGCAGGTCGTGCGGGCATACCTGTCGCGCGAGATGCGGGCAGAGTGATGAAAAACGTTGCTCCCTGCCCGGGTCCTGCGGATTCCGCCCGGACCTGCCCGCCGTGCAGCTCGACGAGGTTGCGCACCACCGACAGCCCGATTCCCAAACCACCGAATCGACCGGCCCGCCCCTCCTCGCCCTGGCTGAAGGGTTTGAATATTGACTGCAACTCCTCGGGCTGCAAACCGATGCCGGTATCGGCAACATGGAACTCCACCGCTCCCGAGCGCATGTGCGCGCCGATAACGATCCGACCGCCGTCTGGAGTGAACTTGATCGCGTTGGCAGCCAGGTTGGAAAGACACTGCAGCAGCCGTTGGCGATCTGCATACACGGGAGGCAGGTGATCCTGAAGTTCCATCGCCAGGGAGAGACGTCGATCCTGCAGCGCGGCGCTCGCAGACTCGAGCGCCTCGCGGACGGCATTGGCAGGCTCCACGTTCTCAGGCTCGAGCACCACCTTGCCGACGAGCAGCCGGGAGAGGTCGAGCATTTCGCCGATAAGGTGGAGTTGCTGCCGGACGTTTCGCTCGATGATGTCGAGCCCCTTCCAGGCCTCGTCGATTTGATTGCGTTCGCAATAGGTGCGCACGAGAGGGATCCAGCCGAGCACCGGCATCAGGGGATTGCGCAGCTCATGCGAGGCAAGGGCAAAAAACTGATCCTTCGCGCGGGACTCTTCCTCCAGCCTTCGCTCGCGCTCCAGCAGACTCGTCATCTCCTCATGATGCCGGGCCTCCCGGTGCCTCCGTCCGGCGATTTCCACCGCGACAATCTCAAACAGGTCGGCATACATGCGCAGCTTCTCAGAGCCTACCGGGGAGACCTGGCGGACGACCTGCCACAGTTCGAGGAATGGCAGCCCCAGGTCGCGGGCAAAGCGGTCTGTCGAGACTGGTTCGGGAAAATCCGTGAAAATCCAACCGGCCAGCAGGCAGCCCCGAAACCCATCTCCGCCAGAAACCGGAATCGCCGCGAAGCTCAGAATCCCGACAGTCGCAAAGTGCGTCGCCTCATCACGAAGGCATCTCGCCACGGCAGACCGGGCAGAGTCCCTGAGACAGCCTCCCTCACTCCATGCGCCGAAGCGGACAAGCACCTCGCCCAAGGGATTCCCGACCCAGGGCGGGGATAGGGGCTCGCCCAAGTCATCACACAGCACGAGGGTCAGTCCGGTTGCCGCCGCAAAACGCTGCAATACGGGCTCCCACTCAGCCACCCCGATGAGCGGCTGCACGCGATCGGCCAAGGGGAGATCAGTTTCTCTCCCCGAAGATGCCGATTCCGCGGACGCCGTGCTCATTTCCTTCCCTTTGGAATGCGGCTGGAGGTTTTCCTGCGGAGATTGGCAGGCTCCTTGCCCGCCGGCCCGTCGGCCAGGGCGGTATCCTCTCCCGCTTGCCTGCCCACAGACTCCAGCGAGGCGCCCGCTCCGTTCATCAGGTGATCGTCGATGACCGGGCTGTGCCGCGCCGGAGAGCGCGCCAGGATGCCATAGTAGGCCGAGAAGGGAAGCTGCGGGACATTCTCCCCGTCCTCGGACATGGCGGGCTCCAGCTCCACCCCTCTTTTTGTGATCCGAAACTCTCGCGTGATCCGCGAGGGCGCGCTTCCCCTCGCCTTGGGAACGGTGATGGCCCTCCGCAGCCGGTTGGAAAATTCCACGTAATTCAGGAGGATGATGTTGTCCACGATCGTGGAAACCTTGATCTCTTCCGAGATCTGGGAGACGCCCAGCAGTTCGGGGCTCTCGTAGTTCATAAAGACCGTCAGCAGCCGGTCCTTGAAAAACGTGGTGAGCGCGTAGATGAAATCATGAAACTCCCGCTTCCGGTCCTCCGCCATGACGTAGGCGGAAAGGGAATCGATCAGGACGCGCTGGACCTTGTGCTCCTCGACCAGGCGGGCGATGCGATCAAAATGCACATCCAGCTCCAGCTCCTGGGGAGACTCGTAGCAGATATGGACCTTCCCCTCCTTCACATAACGATGCATGGGAATCCCCAGGCCGCGCGCGTTGCGGAGGATCTGGTTGGGATGTTCGTCGAGCGTGACCAGCAGGCCCGGCTTTCCCTGCCGGACGCCCTCTGCCAGAAACTGCAAACCCATCACCGTCTTCCCCGTGCCAGACACTCCCACCGTCAGGGTGGTGGAACCATCCAGTACGCCGTTTCCGACGAGTCCGTCGAGTTCCGCCGTACCGATGGAAGACCGGGTCGTCGACGTGGGCTGCTCGGTGACGCAGCGCGCCCGGCTCTGCGCTCGCTGATACACCCGCACGCCCTCGCCGCTCTCGATGCGCAGCGTATGGCGGCCCGGCACAAAGTCCTGGCCCCGGGACTTGGAAATCGTAATCGACCGTGCGCGATTTCGCCCGTTGAAGTCATTCCTCAGCGTCAGCACCGTGTCGCAGACAAACTGCTCGTGGGCCAGCTCACCGCCCCGCGCGCCCTCATTTTCAGGCGTCTCCCGGGTCAGCATGGCGGTCACATCCTCGCGCTGGAGCGTCTCCACCAGCAAATGCAGCGAATCACGAAACGGCCGCCCGTTGAATTGCTCGCCGAAGAGCCGGAGCGGAGAAAGCCCGTCGAGCAGCAGGCGGCGGGCTTTCATCTTGCGCACCTGCTGGATGAGCAGCCCGTCGTGCGCGTGCAGCTCCTGCAGGAGCACCAGCGGCGAGGTGTAGATGATTCGCAGCTTCCCCGTCTCCTCGAGCCGCCCGAGCTCCCAGCCAAACGCCTTCGCATCCCGCATCAGCTTCTGCGGCGACATCTCAAAGGTCACCACCAGCCCCGGCTCGTTCTGCTCCACGACACCGCGATAGATAAACTCGAGGCCGAGGGTTGTCTTGCCCACTCCCGCCGCACCCTCCAGGAGCAGAATGTTCCCCCGCTTCACGCCCCCAAAAAGAATTTCATCCAAGCCGCGGATGCCAATAGGGACAAGGTCGCTCATATAAAACGGAAGCCAGTCAAAGCGTGCCAATGGATAGATCAAGATAAAAGACGCCCGGGTTCCCTATGGATTTTTCGTAAAAAATCACCCGCCGAAATCTCTCCCCCCGCCCCACGAAATCTGCTCCACTCCTTTCCCACAGCCCATGGACGCGCGGGAATTTGAGCAGATCGTCGATGCCTTTTATCGGGATCTCTACCGTTTCGCCCTCAGCCTCACGCGCAATCCCGACGACGCCAGCGACCTCACGCAGCAGACCTTTGCCACCTTTGCGCAAAAGCAGGACGACCTGCGCGACCGTGCCCGGTGCAAGAGCTGGCTCTTCACCACGCTGTACCGCGACTTTCTCCGGCAGGGCGCGCGCTTGCAAAAGATCGTCGCCATGGAACCCGAGACGCTGGAAATCCACGCCCCGCCCGTCGCCGCCACCGGGTCCGCCTCCGCCGAGCATCGCGAGATCCTCGACATCCTCCTCGGGCTGGAGGAACCCCACCGCGCCGTGCTCTCGCTCTTTTACCTGGAGGAC of the Terrimicrobium sacchariphilum genome contains:
- a CDS encoding sensor histidine kinase — protein: MADRVQPLIGVAEWEPVLQRFAAATGLTLVLCDDLGEPLSPPWVGNPLGEVLVRFGAWSEGGCLRDSARSAVARCLRDEATHFATVGILSFAAIPVSGGDGFRGCLLAGWIFTDFPEPVSTDRFARDLGLPFLELWQVVRQVSPVGSEKLRMYADLFEIVAVEIAGRRHREARHHEEMTSLLERERRLEEESRAKDQFFALASHELRNPLMPVLGWIPLVRTYCERNQIDEAWKGLDIIERNVRQQLHLIGEMLDLSRLLVGKVVLEPENVEPANAVREALESASAALQDRRLSLAMELQDHLPPVYADRQRLLQCLSNLAANAIKFTPDGGRIVIGAHMRSGAVEFHVADTGIGLQPEELQSIFKPFSQGEEGRAGRFGGLGIGLSVVRNLVELHGGQVRAESAGPGQGATFFITLPASRATGMPARPAVSETAS
- a CDS encoding ATPase domain-containing protein; the encoded protein is MSDLVPIGIRGLDEILFGGVKRGNILLLEGAAGVGKTTLGLEFIYRGVVEQNEPGLVVTFEMSPQKLMRDAKAFGWELGRLEETGKLRIIYTSPLVLLQELHAHDGLLIQQVRKMKARRLLLDGLSPLRLFGEQFNGRPFRDSLHLLVETLQREDVTAMLTRETPENEGARGGELAHEQFVCDTVLTLRNDFNGRNRARSITISKSRGQDFVPGRHTLRIESGEGVRVYQRAQSRARCVTEQPTSTTRSSIGTAELDGLVGNGVLDGSTTLTVGVSGTGKTVMGLQFLAEGVRQGKPGLLVTLDEHPNQILRNARGLGIPMHRYVKEGKVHICYESPQELELDVHFDRIARLVEEHKVQRVLIDSLSAYVMAEDRKREFHDFIYALTTFFKDRLLTVFMNYESPELLGVSQISEEIKVSTIVDNIILLNYVEFSNRLRRAITVPKARGSAPSRITREFRITKRGVELEPAMSEDGENVPQLPFSAYYGILARSPARHSPVIDDHLMNGAGASLESVGRQAGEDTALADGPAGKEPANLRRKTSSRIPKGRK
- a CDS encoding RNA polymerase sigma factor; this translates as MDAREFEQIVDAFYRDLYRFALSLTRNPDDASDLTQQTFATFAQKQDDLRDRARCKSWLFTTLYRDFLRQGARLQKIVAMEPETLEIHAPPVAATGSASAEHREILDILLGLEEPHRAVLSLFYLEDYSYKDIAAILDIPLGTVMSRIARAKEALRAAMKSSAG